A window from Centropristis striata isolate RG_2023a ecotype Rhode Island chromosome 4, C.striata_1.0, whole genome shotgun sequence encodes these proteins:
- the LOC131970753 gene encoding P2Y purinoceptor 13-like, translated as MESNNTRPFSSECAYFSRDIINTAVACLFFLLFPVAFLLNGLAAWVSLHLRSTSTFIVYLKSLVAADLLMTLTLPLMAASTLPGASLWLKAFSCRYNDVIFYSCLYTSIALMGLISLDRFFKIVRPCGLLLGQTVVCSLVMSSSVWVVLFGTTVIPTMVLTDQQPVNITGDLCMSLKSKVGLKLHKYVVLSMEILFWLVTMVIVFCYVCITLKVLKSFRNSGSNNSQGKKKTKLRVFLILLVYFVCFVPLHVMRVPFTLYEVFDIHVCDQVWVTVVHKLALWLSTTNACLDPVLYIYLCREYRDKLLEMMKARGIRVALQSSENEDVSV; from the coding sequence ATGGAGTCCAACAACACGAGACCCTTCTCGTCTGAGTGTGCTTATTTCAGCCGTGACATCATAAACACCGCCGTGGCGTGTCTGTTCTTCCTGCTGTTCCCCGTGGCGTTCCTGCTGAACGGGCTGGCAGCGTGGGTGTCTCTCCACCTGCGCTCCACCTCCACCTTCATCGTGTACCTGAAGAGTCTGGTGGCTGCTGACCTGCTGATGACCCTCACGCTGCCCCTGATGGCGGCCAGCACGCTGCCTGGGGCCTCGCTCTGGTTAAAGGCCTTCTCCTGTCGTTATAATGACGTCATCTTCTACAGCTGTCTGTACACCAGCATCGCTCTGATGGGCCTCATCAGCCTCGACCGCTTCTTCAAAATCGTGCGCCCGTGCGGGCTGCTGCTGGGGCAAACGGTGGTCTGCAGCCTGGTCATGTCCTCCTCGGTCTGGGTCGTGTTGTTTGGTACCACAGTCATCCCGACGATGGTCCTCACAGACCAGCAGCCTGTTAATATTACAGGAGATCTCTGCATGTCCCTGAAAAGTAAAGTGGGTCTGAAGCTTCACAAGTACGTGGTCCTGTCCATGGAGATCCTGTTCTGGCTCGTCACCATGGTGATTGTCTTCTGCTACGTCTGCATCACCCTGAAGGTCCTGAAGTCCTTCAGGAACTCTGGCAGCAACAACAGCCAGGGGAAGAAGAAGACCAAGCTCCGAgtcttcctcatcctcctggtgtactttgtgtgttttgtgcctcTGCATGTGATGCGTGTTCCTTTTACACTGTATGAAGTCTTTGACATCCATGTCTGTGATCAGGTCTGGGTGACGGTGGTCCATAAACTGGCCCTGTGGCTCTCCACCACCAACGCCTGCCTGGACCCGGTCCTCTACATCTACCTGTGCAGGGAGTACAGAGACAAGCTGCTGGAGATGATGAAGGCCAGAGGGATCCGTGTCGCGTTACAGTCAAGTGAAAACGAGGATGTTTCAGTCTAG
- the LOC131970303 gene encoding P2Y purinoceptor 12-like codes for MERNTSSPLFPGNHSLSNSSCSRDNVLKTVVFPVLYSFLFLLGLLLNSVAVWVFFRIPSKSHFIIYLKNIVVADVVMTFTFPFKVLSDSNMASAGLRVFVCRVSSVLFYLSMYISILFFGLISIDRCRKTLKPFRGTNAARLARRKLLSGAVWTFLLALSLPNAILSRRAPPSPYFKCSELKTEAGLYWHEVVNHVCQVIFWSNLVTVVVCYSLISRELYRSYSRTKASATGTEGQSTRKHPAKRKMNANVFLVLAVFFVCFVPFHFARVPYTMSQTRGLLFDCQLKLFFFQLKESTLFLSSLNALLDPLIYFFLCRSFRTTLFKTLKLPDGTCSRLTGRGTDTETGSTALTGPS; via the exons ATGGAGAGAAACACATCTTCCCCCCTCTTCCCCGGCAACCACAGCCTGAGCAACAGCTCGTGTTCCCGGGACAACGTCCTGAAGACGGTGGTGTTCCCCGTCCTCTACTCCTTCCTCTTCCTGCTGGGCCTTCTGCTCAACAGCGTGGCTGTCTGGGTGTTTTTTCGCATCCCATCAAAGTCTCACTTCATTATTTACCTGAAGAACATCGTGGTTGCAGATGTAGTGATGACCTTCACTTTCCCTTTCAAG GTGCTATCAGACTCCAACATGGCGTCGGCGGGGCTGCGTGTGTTCGTGTGCCGGGTCTCCTCGGTGCTCTTCTACCTCTCCATGTACATCAGCATCCTGTTCTTCGGCCTGATCAGCATCGACCGCTGCAGGAAGACCCTGAAGCCCTTCAGGGGGACCAACGCAGCGCGCCTCGCCCGCCGTAAACTGCTCTCAGGAGCCGTGTGGACCTTCCTGCTGGCGCTCAGCCTGCCCAACGCCATCCTGAGCCGCCGAGCCCCGCCCTCGCCGTACTTCAAGTGCAGCGAGCTGAAGACGGAGGCGGGGCTCTACTGGCACGAGGTGGTCAACCACGTCTGCCAGGTGATCTTCTGGAGCAACCTGGTGACGGTGGTGGTCTGCTACAGTCTGATCAGCAGAGAGCTGTACCGGTCCTACTCCCGCACCAAGGCCAGCGCTACGGGGACCGAGGGCCAGTCCACCAGGAAACACCCGGCCAAGAGGAAGATGAACGCCAACGTGTTCCTGGTGCTGGCCGTCTTCTTCGTCTGCTTCGTGCCGTTCCACTTCGCCCGCGTGCCGTACACCATGAGCCAGACCAGAGGCCTGCTCTTTGACTGCCAGCTCAAACTCTTCTTCTTCCAGCTGAAGGAGAGCacgctcttcctctcctccctcaacGCTCTGCTGGACCCTCTCATCTACTTCTTCCTGTGCCGGTCCTTCAGGACCACCCTGTTCAAGACCCTGAAGCTGCCTGATGGGACCTGCAGCAGGCTGACAGGCAGAGGGACGGACACGGAGACAGGCAGCACGGCCCTGACAGGACCCTCATGA